The following are from one region of the Streptomyces decoyicus genome:
- a CDS encoding FAD-dependent oxidoreductase, which yields MTSATPRTAIVGAGPGGLTCARVLQRNGVPVTVFDHEASAGARSQGGTLDLHMTTGQAALRAAGLHEEFTALARPEGQEMRLLDHTATVLFQHTPAPGDGDRPEIDRGELRRLLLDSLAPETVHWGSYLRTLHPLGDGRHKAEFDDGHTETFDLVIGADGAWSRVRPLLSDATPHYTGVTFVEAGFDDADRRHPDIARLVGDGSMWAASANKALIAQRNSRGHLRVYVAFRGSQDWALEAGVKVADTEAVRAVLLDAFAEWDDRLLALLRDNDGGFVNRPLFALPVPHTWTHTPGLTLLGDAAHLMSPFSGMGANLAMLDGCELAQALAEHSDQDAAVRAYEAVMLPRAAEAAEFAALGLANAIAPDAPHGSLRHLRARFQ from the coding sequence ATCGTCGGCGCCGGCCCCGGCGGGCTGACGTGTGCCCGCGTCCTCCAGCGCAACGGCGTACCCGTCACCGTCTTCGACCATGAAGCGTCCGCCGGTGCCCGCTCGCAAGGCGGCACGCTGGACCTCCATATGACGACCGGTCAGGCGGCCCTGCGGGCAGCGGGCCTGCACGAGGAGTTCACCGCTCTCGCCCGCCCCGAAGGCCAGGAGATGCGGTTGCTCGACCACACCGCGACCGTGCTCTTCCAGCACACCCCCGCGCCCGGCGACGGCGACCGCCCCGAAATCGACCGGGGCGAGCTGCGCCGGCTGCTGCTGGACTCCCTCGCCCCCGAAACCGTGCACTGGGGCAGCTATCTGCGCACGCTGCACCCGCTCGGCGACGGCCGCCACAAGGCCGAGTTCGACGACGGCCACACCGAGACCTTCGATCTGGTCATCGGTGCCGACGGCGCCTGGTCCAGGGTGCGGCCGCTGCTCTCCGACGCCACCCCCCACTACACCGGGGTCACCTTCGTCGAGGCCGGATTCGACGACGCCGACCGCCGCCACCCGGATATCGCCCGTCTGGTCGGCGACGGCAGCATGTGGGCGGCGTCCGCCAACAAGGCACTGATCGCCCAGCGCAACAGCCGCGGCCACCTCCGCGTCTACGTCGCTTTCCGCGGTTCCCAGGACTGGGCGCTGGAGGCCGGGGTGAAGGTGGCGGACACCGAGGCCGTCCGCGCCGTGCTGCTCGACGCGTTCGCGGAGTGGGACGACCGGCTGCTGGCGCTGCTGCGGGACAACGACGGCGGGTTCGTCAACCGGCCGCTGTTCGCCCTGCCGGTGCCGCACACCTGGACCCACACCCCGGGCCTGACCCTGCTCGGCGACGCCGCGCATCTGATGTCACCGTTCTCCGGCATGGGCGCCAACCTCGCGATGCTCGACGGCTGTGAACTCGCCCAGGCCCTCGCCGAACACAGCGACCAGGACGCGGCGGTACGGGCCTACGAGGCGGTCATGCTGCCCCGCGCCGCCGAGGCCGCCGAGTTCGCCGCCCTCGGTCTGGCCAACGCCATCGCCCCCGACGCCCCGCACGGCTCGCTGCGCCATCTGCGCGCCCGCTTCCAGTGA
- a CDS encoding TetR/AcrR family transcriptional regulator gives MTQPTPGRRERKKAQTRKALADAALRLFLEHGYDQVSVKDVAEAADVSVTTLFKHFSGKEALVFDRDTEQSAALVAAVRDREPGSTVLDALHAYLHGLLVTVREAPEFRAFRELVDGTPVLSDYAHRMWLRHETALAGAIAEATGADEGGASARALAHYVLAAPRLAAGCDDPGSALDEIFARLKNGWADLGG, from the coding sequence ATGACCCAGCCGACGCCCGGCCGCCGCGAACGCAAGAAGGCCCAGACCCGCAAGGCACTGGCCGACGCCGCTCTCCGGCTCTTCCTGGAGCACGGCTACGACCAGGTGAGCGTCAAGGACGTGGCCGAGGCCGCGGACGTCTCGGTGACCACTCTGTTCAAGCACTTCTCCGGCAAGGAAGCCCTGGTGTTCGACCGGGACACCGAGCAGAGTGCGGCCCTCGTCGCGGCCGTCCGCGACCGCGAACCGGGGAGCACGGTCCTGGACGCGCTGCACGCCTACCTCCACGGCCTGCTGGTCACGGTCCGCGAGGCGCCGGAGTTCCGGGCGTTCCGGGAGCTGGTCGACGGCACCCCGGTGCTCAGCGACTACGCCCACCGGATGTGGCTGCGGCACGAAACGGCCCTGGCCGGTGCGATCGCCGAGGCGACCGGCGCCGATGAGGGCGGGGCCTCGGCGCGCGCGCTGGCCCACTATGTACTGGCCGCCCCCCGGCTGGCCGCCGGCTGCGACGACCCCGGCTCCGCACTGGACGAGATCTTCGCGCGGCTGAAGAACGGCTGGGCCGACCTGGGCGGCTGA
- a CDS encoding VOC family protein: MKITEPTPGAPCWVELGTSDVDAAKVYYRQVFGWRAETDPREEAGGYTTMYLGGAPVAALTPLYTPGQPTAWTVSFATRDVDALTTAVTEAGGRRLMGPMDVFDLGRFAVLADPEGAVFSLWQGRSFAGAAVLNAPGSLGWAELATRDAEAAKDFYTGVFGWTVGTHKDYPQWGIDGADFGGLSALDEFYPDDVRAHWLPYFAVADVDETAARAAESGGMLLVPPTDVPHGPRVAVIRDPQGGSFGVHGAGMEG; encoded by the coding sequence GTGAAGATCACTGAGCCCACCCCCGGCGCGCCCTGCTGGGTGGAGCTGGGCACCTCGGACGTGGACGCCGCCAAGGTGTACTACCGCCAGGTCTTCGGCTGGCGCGCCGAGACCGACCCGCGGGAAGAGGCGGGCGGCTACACCACCATGTACCTGGGGGGCGCCCCGGTCGCCGCGCTGACCCCGCTCTACACCCCCGGGCAGCCGACCGCCTGGACCGTATCGTTCGCGACGCGGGACGTCGACGCGCTGACCACGGCGGTCACCGAGGCGGGCGGGCGGCGGCTGATGGGCCCGATGGACGTGTTCGACCTGGGCCGCTTCGCCGTCCTGGCCGACCCGGAAGGCGCGGTCTTCTCGCTGTGGCAGGGCCGGTCCTTCGCCGGTGCCGCGGTGCTCAACGCGCCGGGTTCGCTCGGCTGGGCCGAGCTCGCCACCCGGGACGCCGAGGCCGCCAAGGACTTCTACACGGGTGTCTTCGGCTGGACCGTGGGTACGCACAAGGACTATCCGCAATGGGGTATCGACGGCGCCGACTTCGGCGGTCTGAGCGCGCTGGACGAGTTCTATCCGGACGACGTCAGGGCGCACTGGCTGCCGTACTTCGCGGTCGCCGACGTCGACGAGACGGCCGCCCGCGCCGCCGAGTCGGGGGGCATGCTGCTGGTGCCCCCGACGGATGTGCCCCACGGGCCGAGGGTCGCGGTGATCCGGGATCCGCAGGGGGGCTCCTTCGGGGTCCACGGCGCCGGTATGGAGGGCTGA